From the Halalkalicoccus sp. CGA53 genome, one window contains:
- a CDS encoding DUF7344 domain-containing protein, which yields MNTDSSDEKWMQGDRETISHVDTIVEAEDAVFGGVSDHTLAFGALASRSCRYTIYYFLSTSESSASLSKLVTGIQTLAGQQSERQVRADDETLETLLLEKIIPQLERLGVIEYDARSETVRYYRRPFIEEYAEHAAFQELSTHE from the coding sequence ATGAACACGGACTCGTCTGACGAGAAGTGGATGCAGGGGGATCGGGAGACGATTAGCCACGTCGATACGATCGTAGAAGCTGAAGACGCCGTCTTCGGCGGTGTCTCCGATCACACGCTCGCTTTCGGTGCTCTTGCGTCTCGGTCTTGCAGATATACGATCTACTATTTCTTGTCGACGTCCGAATCGAGTGCCTCGCTCTCGAAGTTGGTTACAGGTATTCAGACACTCGCAGGCCAGCAGAGCGAACGACAGGTGAGAGCCGACGACGAAACGCTCGAAACGCTCCTTCTCGAGAAAATCATCCCACAGCTCGAACGGCTCGGTGTGATCGAATACGACGCCCGAAGTGAGACGGTACGATATTATCGCCGGCCGTTCATCGAAGAGTACGCGGAACACGCGGCGTTCCAGGAGCTATCGACCCACGAGTAG
- a CDS encoding ABC transporter permease yields the protein MTWIAVAKKDFRDAVQSRALWALVGVFVVLSVASTFAYVEVPEMFGEPGGATFAGLIFFTVGLTGLFVPLAAIVVCYKSLAGERELGSIKLLLSLPTTRLDVFVGKLLGRAAVLVFGLGVGLLVGLGFGSVLLGTFEIGSVLAFVLITLVFAAIYAGIVVGLSATTGSTTRATTLALGFFVVFELLWDVVPMAVVFVVEGFSLPTEMPEWVFTVMQVSPSSAYFSTVVALLPDLADAIGADPAQNGAGLDGASAESGSFLLSPEVGIVVLGFWLVVPLVVGYSRFYRADL from the coding sequence GTGACCTGGATCGCGGTCGCGAAGAAGGACTTCCGTGATGCGGTCCAGTCGCGAGCGCTGTGGGCGCTCGTCGGCGTCTTCGTGGTGCTCTCGGTCGCCTCGACGTTCGCGTACGTCGAAGTGCCGGAGATGTTCGGTGAACCCGGCGGTGCGACGTTCGCCGGTCTGATCTTCTTCACCGTCGGGCTCACCGGGCTGTTCGTTCCGCTGGCTGCGATCGTGGTCTGTTACAAATCGCTGGCGGGCGAACGCGAACTCGGGAGCATCAAGCTACTGCTTTCGTTGCCGACCACCCGCTTGGACGTCTTCGTCGGGAAGCTCCTCGGTCGGGCGGCGGTTCTCGTGTTTGGTCTGGGCGTCGGTCTCCTGGTCGGCCTCGGGTTCGGCTCCGTACTGCTCGGAACGTTCGAGATCGGGTCGGTACTGGCCTTCGTGCTGATCACGCTCGTCTTCGCGGCCATCTACGCGGGGATCGTCGTCGGACTCTCCGCGACAACTGGCTCGACGACACGGGCGACGACGCTCGCACTCGGCTTCTTCGTCGTCTTCGAGCTGCTGTGGGACGTGGTTCCGATGGCGGTCGTCTTCGTGGTCGAGGGGTTCTCGCTCCCCACCGAGATGCCCGAGTGGGTCTTCACCGTCATGCAGGTCTCTCCCTCGTCGGCGTACTTCTCGACCGTCGTTGCTCTGCTCCCGGACCTCGCGGACGCGATCGGTGCGGACCCGGCCCAGAACGGCGCCGGTCTCGACGGCGCATCCGCGGAGTCAGGCTCGTTCCTCCTCTCTCCGGAGGTCGGCATCGTCGTCCTCGGCTTCTGGCTCGTCGTCCCGCTCGTCGTCGGCTACTCCCGGTTCTATCGAGCCGATCTGTAG
- a CDS encoding ABC transporter ATP-binding protein — translation MGAIEIENLTKRFDDVVAVDGLDLVVEEGEIFGFLGPNGAGKSTTIDVLLDFIRPTEGTVTVLGHDAQTEGQAVRQRTGVLPDAYHVYDRLTGKRHLEFAIEMKDSDEDPMALLERVRIADAADRKAGGYSKGMRQRLVLAMALVGKPDLLVLDEPSTGLDPNGAREMREIIRAENDRGTTVFFSSHVMEQVEAVCDRVAIIDRGQLVAVDTIDGLRDSTETGETLFVYLSDLGDGIADRVSRLDGVGAASLQDGRLRVTVDGVSKFAVLHAIDAEVAPIQDFSVVKSSLEDLFVRYTNEEQEGRP, via the coding sequence ATGGGTGCGATCGAGATCGAGAACCTGACGAAACGGTTCGACGACGTCGTCGCCGTCGACGGACTCGACCTCGTCGTCGAGGAGGGCGAGATCTTCGGCTTCCTCGGACCGAACGGCGCGGGGAAATCGACGACGATCGACGTCCTGTTGGACTTCATCCGGCCGACCGAGGGGACCGTCACCGTACTCGGTCACGACGCGCAGACGGAGGGACAAGCGGTTCGGCAACGGACCGGCGTCCTCCCCGACGCGTATCACGTCTACGACCGACTGACGGGCAAACGGCACCTCGAGTTCGCGATCGAGATGAAAGACAGCGACGAGGATCCGATGGCGCTACTCGAACGCGTCAGGATCGCCGACGCCGCCGACCGAAAGGCGGGTGGGTACTCGAAGGGGATGCGCCAGCGCCTCGTTCTCGCGATGGCTCTCGTGGGGAAGCCGGACCTCCTGGTGCTCGATGAGCCCTCGACGGGGCTCGACCCGAACGGTGCCCGCGAGATGCGAGAGATAATCCGAGCGGAGAACGACCGTGGGACGACCGTCTTCTTCTCCAGTCACGTCATGGAACAGGTCGAAGCGGTCTGTGATCGCGTCGCGATCATCGACCGGGGACAGCTCGTTGCCGTCGACACGATCGACGGCCTTCGAGACTCGACGGAGACCGGGGAAACGCTGTTCGTCTATCTATCGGACCTCGGCGACGGGATCGCCGACCGAGTGTCCCGTCTGGACGGGGTTGGAGCCGCCTCGTTACAGGACGGGCGGCTCCGCGTCACGGTCGATGGGGTCTCGAAGTTCGCCGTCCTGCACGCCATCGACGCCGAGGTGGCGCCGATCCAGGACTTCTCGGTGGTAAAATCGTCCCTCGAGGACCTGTTCGTTCGGTATACGAACGAGGAGCAGGAGGGACGGCCGTGA
- a CDS encoding DoxX family protein, translated as MSTPTENRLESRIGGLTLTGTPHALSAWFVVALRLVMGGAFLGAGLGKVAFVSGESFDAAGYLMGSEGPVAGIYAAMAASTMLMEVVNVVVPVTQVLIGIALITGAFVRLAALGGALQMAMFYLGSWDVAGPLGFVNSNLVYLVVFLAVAAFGAGRILGLDRYIEGIDVGGQPLVERYPKTRYLLG; from the coding sequence ATATCCACACCGACTGAGAACAGACTCGAGAGCAGGATCGGCGGGCTCACGCTCACCGGAACGCCACACGCGCTTTCCGCGTGGTTCGTCGTCGCGTTGCGGCTCGTCATGGGCGGGGCGTTTCTCGGGGCTGGCCTCGGGAAGGTCGCGTTCGTCTCGGGCGAGTCCTTCGACGCGGCGGGCTACCTCATGGGTTCGGAGGGTCCCGTCGCGGGGATCTACGCGGCGATGGCCGCGAGCACGATGCTGATGGAGGTGGTGAACGTCGTCGTCCCGGTGACGCAGGTGCTGATCGGGATCGCCCTCATTACAGGGGCGTTCGTCCGACTGGCGGCGCTCGGCGGGGCGCTGCAGATGGCGATGTTCTACCTGGGGAGTTGGGACGTCGCGGGGCCGCTGGGGTTCGTGAACTCGAACCTGGTCTACCTCGTGGTGTTCCTCGCGGTCGCGGCGTTCGGCGCGGGGCGGATCCTCGGGCTCGACCGATACATCGAGGGGATCGACGTTGGGGGCCAGCCGCTCGTCGAGCGCTACCCGAAAACCAGGTACCTCCTCGGCTGA
- a CDS encoding SDR family oxidoreductase has protein sequence MVSDRAEVGAGVENVDLSGRTVLVTGATGGIGRETALALGRLGARVLIHGRSEVRGREVLSELSPLGADPALFLADFASQEAVHALAAEVEDRVDRLDVLVNNAGGLFTDGELTEDGIEYTFAVNHLAPFVLTAGLYPLLCESEGRVVVVSSEAHRGVRLDFDSLRSVEGYSGWRAYAQSKLANVLFARELAVRGDEDGVSANGLHPGMVPGSGFGRDLPAPIRAGMDALSGPLAALPGPFVDSVVEGAETSVYLAASPEVEGVSGRYFVDCEERRPSRAARGERSRERLWTVSEELTDTTFAG, from the coding sequence ATGGTCTCCGATCGTGCGGAAGTCGGTGCGGGTGTCGAGAACGTCGACCTCTCCGGACGGACGGTGCTGGTGACGGGCGCGACCGGCGGGATCGGCCGCGAGACGGCACTGGCGCTCGGCAGGCTCGGCGCACGTGTGTTAATCCACGGCCGGAGCGAGGTGCGGGGACGAGAGGTCCTCTCGGAGCTCTCGCCGCTCGGGGCCGACCCCGCGCTCTTCCTCGCGGACTTCGCCTCCCAAGAGGCGGTCCACGCGCTCGCGGCCGAGGTCGAGGACCGCGTCGACCGCCTCGACGTGCTGGTGAACAACGCTGGCGGGCTGTTCACCGACGGCGAACTCACCGAGGACGGGATCGAGTACACGTTCGCGGTGAACCACCTCGCCCCGTTCGTGCTCACGGCCGGGCTCTACCCGCTGCTCTGCGAGAGCGAGGGGCGGGTCGTGGTCGTCTCCTCGGAGGCCCACCGCGGCGTGCGTCTCGACTTCGACTCGCTCCGCTCGGTGGAAGGGTACAGCGGCTGGCGCGCCTACGCCCAGTCGAAGCTCGCGAACGTGCTGTTCGCGCGCGAACTCGCCGTGCGGGGGGACGAGGACGGCGTGAGCGCGAACGGCCTCCACCCGGGTATGGTGCCCGGGAGCGGTTTCGGGCGGGACCTCCCGGCCCCGATCCGCGCGGGGATGGACGCGCTCTCCGGCCCGCTGGCGGCGCTCCCGGGGCCGTTCGTCGACAGCGTCGTCGAGGGCGCTGAGACCTCCGTCTACCTCGCCGCCTCCCCGGAGGTCGAGGGCGTCTCCGGCAGGTACTTCGTGGACTGCGAGGAGAGACGGCCTTCGCGGGCGGCCCGCGGCGAGCGGTCACGAGAGCGTCTCTGGACGGTGAGCGAGGAGCTGACTGACACGACGTTCGCGGGGTGA
- a CDS encoding bile acid:sodium symporter family protein produces MIGRFENVLLVAVAVAAGVAGPSVGAALEPLVTPLVVFLVYTSLRGLRPAEVEVRSYGLLVALSLCLSYVVLPAGGIGLARLVLDGGALVGFAIALSVPTTAGSAIVWTRFSGGDVQLATTTSIASLLFGPVATPIVLAALVGTGAGVPATAVLVDLAVIVVGGVLLAVVIPSDTFSARTVDGATTFAILLLIYTSVAAVDPAGVAVRDLLGIVGVSVFLLCFGLALTLICKRAFGLDRPRALSLFFTSSLKNLGIALLVALAFADPLVVLAIITYYVLQQLSGAVLADVVP; encoded by the coding sequence TTGATCGGTCGGTTCGAGAACGTCCTCCTCGTCGCCGTGGCGGTGGCGGCCGGGGTGGCCGGGCCGAGCGTCGGCGCCGCGCTGGAGCCGCTGGTCACGCCGCTGGTGGTCTTCCTCGTCTACACCTCGCTCCGGGGGCTGCGCCCCGCCGAAGTCGAGGTCCGATCCTACGGGCTACTCGTCGCCCTCTCGCTCTGTCTCTCCTACGTCGTCCTCCCGGCCGGTGGGATCGGGCTCGCGCGTCTCGTCCTCGACGGCGGCGCGCTCGTCGGCTTCGCGATCGCGCTCTCGGTCCCGACGACCGCCGGCAGCGCCATCGTCTGGACGCGTTTCTCCGGCGGCGACGTCCAGCTCGCGACGACTACCTCGATCGCCTCGCTCCTGTTCGGGCCGGTCGCGACGCCGATCGTCCTCGCCGCGCTCGTCGGGACGGGTGCGGGGGTTCCAGCGACCGCGGTCCTCGTCGACCTCGCGGTGATCGTCGTCGGTGGCGTCCTGCTCGCCGTCGTGATCCCGTCCGACACCTTCTCCGCGAGAACCGTAGACGGGGCGACGACGTTCGCCATCCTGCTCCTGATCTACACGAGCGTCGCGGCCGTCGATCCCGCGGGCGTCGCGGTCCGGGACCTCCTCGGGATCGTCGGCGTCTCCGTCTTCCTGCTCTGTTTCGGGCTGGCGCTCACCCTTATCTGCAAGCGGGCGTTCGGCCTCGACCGCCCGCGGGCGCTCTCGCTCTTCTTCACGAGCAGCCTGAAGAACCTCGGCATCGCGCTGCTCGTCGCTCTCGCCTTCGCCGACCCGCTTGTCGTCCTCGCGATCATCACCTACTACGTCCTCCAGCAGCTTTCGGGGGCGGTCCTCGCCGACGTCGTCCCGTGA